One Candidatus Paceibacterota bacterium genomic window carries:
- the secE gene encoding preprotein translocase subunit SecE, which yields MNYVTQFINYVKDTQGEMLHVSWPTRRQAIIYTVIVIAISLAIALFLGFFDWIFSVGLNTFVL from the coding sequence ATGAATTACGTTACTCAATTCATCAATTACGTGAAAGACACACAGGGAGAAATGCTGCACGTCAGCTGGCCAACGCGTCGCCAGGCGATCATCTATACGGTTATTGTGATCGCTATATCGCTTGCAATCGCTCTGTTCCTTGGCTTTTTTGACTGGATATTCTCAGTGGGATTAAACACGTTTGTACTGTAA
- the rplK gene encoding 50S ribosomal protein L11 — MAKEVQKKLKLQVPAAKATPAPPIGPALGQAGINIGEFVTRFNEGTAQMAGDIIPVEVLVYEDKSFDLVYKTPPASRLILKAIGKDKGAANPLTTKVGTITKAQIKEIAERKMADLNAHDLDQASKIIAGTARSMGVEVK, encoded by the coding sequence ATGGCAAAAGAAGTCCAGAAAAAACTAAAACTCCAGGTTCCTGCCGCAAAGGCAACGCCTGCACCTCCGATCGGACCGGCTCTCGGTCAGGCCGGTATTAATATTGGTGAATTCGTTACTCGATTTAACGAAGGAACTGCTCAGATGGCCGGTGATATCATTCCGGTTGAGGTTCTCGTGTACGAAGATAAGAGTTTTGACCTCGTCTACAAGACTCCGCCGGCTTCCCGTCTTATTCTAAAGGCTATCGGCAAGGATAAAGGAGCTGCAAATCCGCTTACTACAAAAGTCGGAACCATCACTAAGGCTCAGATCAAAGAGATCGCCGAGCGAAAAATGGCCGACTTGAACGCTCACGATCTTGATCAGGCTTCCAAGATCATCGCGGGAACCGCTCGCTCAATGGGTGTTGAAGTAAAATAA
- the glyA gene encoding serine hydroxymethyltransferase gives MKDTQIEKRIREEAKRQDRVVNLIASENIVSQDVLVALGSVLTNKYAEGYPGKRYYGGNDIIDSVEALAQKRALKTFDLSEKTWHVNVQPLSGSPANLAVYLALVPQGGKIMGMSLDQGGHLSHGFKVSATGMFWKQVSYGVDPKTEQIDYEALKKLALKEKPDIIVAGFTAYPRKVNWKKFREIADAVVYPEQGRKGAYLHVDMSHIGGLVAGGAHPSPFRYADTVMTTVHKTLRGPRAAIIFARKDKRGIPKAIDKAVFPGLQGGPHMNQVAATAVALKEASTKGFEKYVTQVVANAKVLADELAARGWRVISGGTDTHLLLIDTWLDGKGISGKEASDRLEKEDIIVNKNTIPNETRSPMDPSGIRIGTAAETSKGAKEKDMEKIAERIDRILKQ, from the coding sequence ATGAAAGATACTCAGATTGAAAAGCGAATTCGTGAAGAAGCGAAGCGACAGGATAGAGTAGTGAACTTGATAGCCTCTGAGAATATTGTCTCGCAAGACGTGCTTGTGGCACTTGGCTCAGTGCTGACCAATAAATACGCCGAAGGCTATCCCGGCAAACGATACTATGGCGGCAACGACATTATTGACTCAGTTGAAGCACTTGCTCAAAAGCGCGCCCTCAAGACCTTTGATCTCTCTGAAAAAACCTGGCACGTGAATGTTCAGCCGCTTTCCGGTTCCCCGGCGAACCTCGCGGTGTATTTGGCATTGGTTCCTCAAGGCGGAAAGATCATGGGGATGTCGCTTGATCAGGGAGGACATCTCTCGCATGGGTTCAAGGTTTCGGCAACCGGCATGTTCTGGAAACAGGTATCCTACGGCGTTGATCCCAAAACCGAGCAGATCGATTACGAGGCACTCAAGAAGCTCGCTTTAAAAGAGAAGCCAGATATCATTGTTGCCGGTTTTACGGCGTATCCGCGGAAGGTGAATTGGAAAAAATTCCGGGAGATCGCTGATGCAGTGGTTTACCCTGAGCAAGGTCGAAAGGGTGCGTACTTACACGTTGATATGTCGCATATCGGCGGGTTGGTTGCCGGCGGGGCGCATCCGTCGCCATTTCGCTATGCAGACACCGTAATGACCACGGTTCACAAAACACTGCGCGGACCGCGCGCGGCGATCATATTTGCTCGCAAGGACAAGCGTGGCATTCCAAAAGCGATCGACAAAGCGGTATTCCCGGGACTGCAGGGAGGACCGCACATGAACCAGGTGGCAGCAACCGCTGTTGCGCTCAAAGAAGCAAGTACGAAAGGATTTGAAAAGTATGTTACCCAAGTCGTCGCAAACGCAAAGGTGTTGGCCGATGAGCTGGCAGCGCGTGGTTGGCGTGTTATCTCCGGAGGCACTGATACGCACTTGCTTTTGATAGACACGTGGCTCGACGGCAAAGGGATCTCCGGTAAAGAGGCCAGCGACCGGCTTGAGAAAGAAGATATTATTGTAAACAAAAATACGATCCCGAACGAAACGCGTTCGCCGATGGACCCATCCGGTATTCGCATCGGTACTGCCGCTGAAACATCCAAAGGAGCAAAAGAAAAGGATATGGAGAAGATCGCTGAGCGCATTGATAGAATTCTAAAACAGTAG
- a CDS encoding SIMPL domain-containing protein (The SIMPL domain is named for its presence in mouse protein SIMPL (signalling molecule that associates with mouse pelle-like kinase). Bacterial member BP26, from Brucella, was shown to assemble into a channel-like structure, while YggE from E. coli has been associated with resistance to oxidative stress.): MEQNTTQSDSMLKEKTKLFKIGSVVLLVLAFFIAIQAVNSIREFWHIGSEIEPQATISVSGEGEVFAVPDTARVSFSVIETAETTEGAQSAASERISEVLAALADLDIDENDIKTQNYTLNPRYEYSRTACEAGQLCPPEGRQILVGYELRQTIEVKVEDRERASDVVQILGDTGVQQISNVQLTIDDEDAVNAEARAEAIADAKAKAQELASDLGVRLVRVIRFEESGQPYPYARMESVQMAFNGDDAVASPQLPAGENRIVSNVNITYEIR; encoded by the coding sequence ATGGAACAGAATACTACGCAAAGTGATTCAATGCTGAAAGAAAAGACAAAGCTATTTAAGATAGGATCAGTCGTGTTATTGGTCCTTGCCTTTTTCATTGCGATTCAAGCAGTGAATTCGATCCGTGAATTTTGGCATATCGGAAGTGAGATCGAGCCGCAGGCGACGATCAGTGTTTCGGGTGAAGGTGAGGTGTTTGCAGTACCGGATACAGCTCGGGTTTCGTTCAGTGTGATCGAGACAGCAGAGACAACAGAGGGAGCACAAAGCGCCGCGTCAGAGCGTATCAGTGAAGTGCTGGCCGCTCTTGCAGATCTTGATATCGATGAAAATGATATCAAGACGCAGAACTATACACTTAATCCACGATACGAATACTCGCGTACTGCGTGTGAAGCAGGACAGTTGTGTCCGCCGGAAGGCAGGCAGATACTTGTTGGCTACGAGCTTCGCCAAACGATCGAGGTAAAGGTTGAGGATCGGGAGCGAGCAAGCGATGTGGTTCAGATCCTTGGAGACACTGGAGTTCAACAGATCAGCAATGTTCAGTTGACGATCGATGATGAAGACGCGGTGAATGCAGAGGCGCGTGCCGAAGCTATCGCTGACGCAAAAGCAAAAGCTCAGGAGCTTGCGAGTGATCTTGGTGTGCGGTTGGTTCGCGTGATTCGCTTTGAGGAATCAGGGCAGCCATATCCGTATGCGCGCATGGAATCCGTACAGATGGCTTTTAATGGAGATGACGCTGTCGCTTCGCCACAGTTGCCTGCCGGAGAGAATCGGATAGTCTCAAATGTGAATATTACGTACGAGATACGGTAA
- a CDS encoding 2'-deoxycytidine 5'-triphosphate deaminase, whose amino-acid sequence MTSHKKGAIASQTIAELIQSGFIMGATEDNVRPASLDLSISDEVYSVGGVFQPRPGETVREVLELIDKKKHDLKSPLQREQMYIARLNETLELPETVYAFCNPKSTTGRLDIHVRLIADGVPRYDSVTPGGWKGELWVSIVPKTFPIKVAPGQSLNQLRFFNADTRLDQLELEMAMKRDKLLWNPENKKPYLYEELLVRDNDDSLILSLDGMNDLIGYRGRIGDTPIDLAKIGGYDPKDFFEPVKKDNGYIYLKQNEFYILSTREAVKVPPTLACEMAPMDERSGEFRSHYAGFIDPGWGYGKEGEGNGRPLTLEVRPFEDLVARDGQPIAKIRFERVTETPDQNYDQLDSNYSVQSGPRLAKQFKAPKNK is encoded by the coding sequence ATGACCTCACACAAGAAAGGAGCGATCGCGTCGCAGACGATCGCAGAGTTGATACAGAGCGGGTTTATTATGGGTGCAACAGAAGATAATGTTCGTCCGGCGTCGCTCGATCTTTCTATCTCGGATGAGGTGTATTCAGTTGGAGGTGTGTTTCAGCCACGTCCGGGAGAAACAGTTCGAGAAGTACTGGAACTTATAGATAAAAAGAAGCACGACCTCAAAAGTCCACTCCAGCGCGAGCAGATGTATATCGCCCGTCTGAACGAAACGCTTGAACTCCCCGAGACTGTATATGCGTTCTGCAATCCTAAATCAACAACCGGTCGTCTCGATATCCATGTTCGCCTCATTGCCGATGGTGTGCCGCGGTACGATTCAGTAACTCCCGGTGGCTGGAAAGGGGAGCTGTGGGTATCGATCGTTCCCAAAACATTTCCGATCAAAGTAGCACCGGGTCAGTCGCTGAACCAGCTTCGGTTTTTTAATGCTGATACGCGACTTGACCAGCTCGAGCTTGAAATGGCCATGAAGCGGGACAAGCTTCTGTGGAATCCGGAAAATAAAAAGCCGTATCTATATGAGGAGCTTTTGGTACGTGATAACGATGACTCTCTTATCCTCTCACTCGACGGTATGAATGACCTGATCGGCTACCGCGGTAGGATCGGCGACACACCGATCGATCTTGCGAAGATCGGCGGATACGACCCAAAGGATTTCTTTGAACCGGTTAAAAAGGACAACGGCTATATTTATTTAAAGCAGAATGAGTTCTACATTCTCTCAACCAGAGAGGCGGTGAAGGTGCCGCCTACCTTGGCTTGCGAGATGGCGCCGATGGACGAGCGGAGCGGGGAATTCCGTTCTCATTATGCCGGATTTATCGATCCGGGCTGGGGGTATGGAAAAGAGGGTGAGGGTAATGGCCGACCGCTGACGCTTGAGGTGCGACCATTTGAAGACTTGGTTGCCCGTGACGGTCAACCAATTGCTAAGATCCGTTTTGAGCGCGTGACCGAAACGCCTGACCAGAACTACGACCAGCTCGACTCAAACTATTCAGTTCAATCCGGTCCACGGCTCGCGAAGCAGTTTAAAGCACCTAAAAACAAGTAA
- a CDS encoding thymidylate synthase: MKAYLSLLQEIMDTGVDREGRNGSTRALFAKQLRFKMSEGFPAVTTKKLAFKMMTGELLWFIEGSGDENRLREIMGKDWTIWTDNAYSDYWKPHALFDGDCGRIYGVQWRNWRSPAYPDRGRNEVKEIDQLAEVIDKIKNKPGDRRLIVSAWNPGELDLMALPPCHMMFQFFVANGKISLHMTQRSCDMFLGVPFNIASYALLLSMVAQVTDLEPDECILTLNDAHVYHDHFDAVKEQLSRKPLPLPTLWLNPEVKDIDSFTMNDIKLENYEHHDQIKAKMAV, translated from the coding sequence ATGAAAGCATATCTATCACTTCTCCAGGAGATCATGGATACCGGCGTTGACCGTGAAGGTCGAAATGGTTCCACTCGTGCACTGTTTGCAAAACAGCTTCGGTTCAAAATGAGCGAAGGTTTTCCGGCGGTCACAACAAAAAAACTTGCCTTCAAAATGATGACCGGCGAATTGCTGTGGTTCATTGAAGGTAGCGGAGACGAAAACCGACTTCGCGAGATCATGGGTAAGGACTGGACCATCTGGACCGACAATGCGTATTCTGACTACTGGAAGCCCCACGCACTTTTCGACGGAGACTGTGGTCGAATCTACGGTGTTCAATGGCGTAACTGGCGCTCTCCCGCCTATCCGGACCGTGGACGAAACGAAGTAAAAGAGATCGATCAGCTTGCGGAAGTAATAGATAAGATCAAGAATAAACCTGGTGACCGACGGCTGATCGTCTCGGCCTGGAACCCGGGCGAGCTCGATCTCATGGCGCTTCCGCCCTGTCACATGATGTTCCAGTTTTTCGTTGCAAACGGCAAAATAAGTCTTCACATGACTCAACGTAGCTGCGACATGTTCCTCGGTGTGCCGTTCAACATCGCCTCTTACGCTCTTCTCCTGTCGATGGTTGCACAAGTAACCGACCTCGAACCCGACGAATGTATCCTTACGCTGAACGACGCGCACGTCTACCACGATCACTTTGATGCAGTTAAGGAACAGTTGTCTCGCAAACCTCTACCGCTTCCAACACTGTGGCTCAACCCGGAAGTAAAAGATATCGACAGCTTCACAATGAACGACATAAAACTTGAGAACTACGAACACCACGACCAGATCAAAGCAAAAATGGCGGTCTAG
- the nusG gene encoding transcription termination/antitermination protein NusG, with the protein MVQQKQQVNQGRNWYVVHTYAGYEDAVRRNLKQRIESLGMTDRIFDVVVPTEKKIKIKGGKRIEEEEKIYPGYILVNMIVTDESWYVVRNTPRVTGFVGAGVFPVPVDQAEIDGLFARMNADTSSHEIDLSVGELVSIVDGPFKELEGKVSEVDHERGKVKVLVSMFGRETPVELDFLQVKKT; encoded by the coding sequence ATGGTTCAACAGAAACAACAAGTTAATCAGGGACGCAACTGGTATGTCGTGCACACGTACGCCGGTTACGAGGATGCTGTGCGCCGAAACCTTAAGCAACGCATCGAGTCGCTTGGTATGACCGATCGGATCTTTGATGTGGTCGTGCCGACTGAAAAGAAGATCAAGATCAAGGGAGGCAAGCGTATTGAAGAAGAAGAAAAGATCTATCCCGGCTATATCCTCGTGAACATGATCGTGACTGATGAGTCGTGGTATGTGGTACGAAACACTCCTCGCGTGACCGGATTTGTTGGGGCCGGTGTGTTTCCGGTTCCGGTTGATCAGGCAGAGATCGATGGCCTTTTTGCTCGTATGAATGCTGACACAAGCTCTCACGAGATCGACTTGAGTGTCGGTGAGCTGGTATCGATCGTGGACGGTCCGTTCAAAGAGCTTGAAGGGAAGGTAAGCGAGGTGGATCACGAGCGAGGCAAGGTGAAAGTGCTTGTCTCGATGTTCGGTCGCGAGACGCCGGTTGAACTTGATTTCTTGCAGGTGAAGAAAACCTAA
- a CDS encoding lysophospholipid acyltransferase family protein translates to MKENTRSRTTRIAEVLQFVSVSYPVFAMSVILYGVLRLTGRIRIRYPERWPRGKGRVIIAPNHPSLWEPMLLMLLFPWEGLRHPRTRIPWSTPDKGNYDRWYWALFRQRFIFVPRGKRKGELKALSAIIQKLKVGARVIMFGEGGRTARGATFCWSQNKAGRVRTLQHGLSRAACDSGATIVPIWISGAEKVLPVGCGVPRMWRCVTITIGEPYTVERVSSKDPQRKDRVVAETEKLTTALLELADEQDE, encoded by the coding sequence ATGAAAGAGAATACACGATCGCGTACAACTCGTATTGCTGAGGTTCTTCAGTTCGTGTCGGTGTCCTATCCGGTGTTTGCCATGAGCGTGATCCTCTACGGGGTACTGCGGTTGACGGGCAGGATCCGGATCCGGTATCCCGAGCGATGGCCTCGAGGAAAAGGGAGGGTGATCATTGCTCCTAACCATCCTTCGCTCTGGGAGCCGATGCTGCTCATGCTTCTGTTTCCTTGGGAGGGGTTGCGCCATCCGCGTACTCGCATTCCTTGGAGTACTCCGGATAAAGGGAATTATGATCGGTGGTACTGGGCTCTGTTTCGACAACGGTTTATTTTCGTGCCGAGAGGTAAGCGGAAAGGCGAGCTGAAAGCTCTTAGTGCGATCATTCAGAAGCTCAAAGTGGGCGCACGCGTTATTATGTTCGGCGAAGGAGGTCGCACAGCCCGAGGGGCTACATTTTGTTGGTCTCAAAACAAGGCAGGGCGAGTTCGTACTTTACAACACGGCTTGTCGCGTGCCGCCTGTGACTCCGGCGCAACGATTGTGCCTATCTGGATCTCTGGGGCAGAAAAGGTGCTTCCGGTCGGGTGCGGTGTGCCGCGTATGTGGCGGTGCGTCACAATAACTATCGGAGAACCGTATACGGTCGAGCGCGTCTCTTCTAAAGATCCCCAACGTAAAGATCGAGTAGTTGCCGAGACAGAAAAGCTTACGACAGCGCTTCTTGAGTTGGCTGACGAGCAGGACGAGTAA
- a CDS encoding dihydrofolate reductase, with amino-acid sequence MKKHPRISAIAAVGERTRVIGKDNQLLWHIPEDLKRFKEITRGHPVIMGRKTFESILSILGKPLPGRTNIVVTRRNDYDTQGAQIADSIEGALEQASVLDSDEIFVIGGQQIYEQALPFINRLYLTLVDSSKEGDTWFPKYEQEFSREAHREEHSTEDGLRYAWVTLDRG; translated from the coding sequence ATGAAGAAACACCCACGAATCAGTGCGATCGCCGCAGTCGGCGAAAGAACGCGAGTGATCGGCAAGGACAACCAACTCCTTTGGCATATACCTGAGGATCTAAAACGTTTTAAAGAGATCACTCGCGGTCATCCGGTGATAATGGGGCGAAAAACGTTTGAATCCATTCTCTCGATCCTTGGCAAACCACTTCCCGGTCGCACGAACATTGTTGTTACCCGCCGGAATGATTACGATACACAAGGAGCTCAGATCGCTGACTCGATTGAGGGCGCGCTTGAACAAGCTTCCGTACTCGATAGTGATGAAATATTTGTGATCGGCGGACAGCAGATCTATGAGCAAGCACTTCCATTCATCAACCGTTTATATCTAACGCTGGTCGATTCCAGCAAGGAAGGTGACACCTGGTTTCCTAAATACGAACAGGAATTTTCACGAGAGGCACATCGCGAAGAACACTCGACGGAAGACGGGCTTCGCTATGCGTGGGTTACCCTTGACAGGGGGTAA